In Calditerricola satsumensis, a single genomic region encodes these proteins:
- a CDS encoding YbjQ family protein — MILTTTPSVEGKRIVEYLGVVTGETIMGANVVRDILASITDFIGGRSGAYESKLAEGRQLALNEMAERARQLGADAVVGIDLDFETMRDGMMIVVATGTAVKLAD; from the coding sequence GTGATTTTGACCACGACGCCCAGCGTGGAAGGCAAACGGATTGTGGAGTACCTTGGTGTTGTAACAGGCGAAACCATTATGGGCGCGAATGTGGTGCGGGACATTTTGGCCAGCATAACCGACTTCATCGGTGGTCGTAGCGGTGCTTACGAAAGCAAGTTGGCAGAAGGGCGACAGCTGGCTTTGAACGAGATGGCTGAACGGGCCCGCCAACTCGGAGCTGACGCCGTGGTGGGCATTGATCTCGATTTTGAGACGATGCGCGACGGGATGATGATCGTCGTGGCCACGGGTACAGCCGTCAAACTGGCCGATTGA
- a CDS encoding GspH/FimT family pseudopilin, giving the protein MIQSGNERGVTLLEWVVALAVLGIVLSVALPAAQGPLAATERRAFLRAVVGDLQRAQSEAFARAEAVTVHVGPTGYAVALASGMRLRERAAPPGIRLASNFPNGVLRFGPDGRIQQGGSIWIEADGTPYARVILQVVSGRVRAELLAP; this is encoded by the coding sequence ATGATTCAGTCAGGCAACGAAAGGGGCGTCACTTTGCTGGAATGGGTGGTGGCCCTCGCCGTGCTGGGCATCGTGCTCAGCGTGGCCCTGCCGGCGGCGCAAGGGCCCCTGGCGGCGACGGAACGGCGGGCGTTTCTCCGTGCCGTGGTCGGCGATCTCCAGCGCGCGCAGAGCGAAGCCTTTGCCCGCGCAGAGGCGGTGACGGTCCACGTGGGCCCGACCGGCTATGCCGTGGCGCTGGCCAGCGGGATGCGGCTGCGCGAGCGGGCCGCGCCGCCGGGCATCCGCCTTGCGAGCAACTTTCCGAACGGCGTCCTTCGTTTTGGACCCGACGGGCGCATCCAGCAGGGCGGATCCATCTGGATCGAGGCCGACGGCACCCCCTACGCCCGCGTCATCCTGCAGGTGGTGAGCGGCCGTGTGCGCGCGGAGCTCCTGGCGCCGTGA
- a CDS encoding YqzE family protein — translation MNVVQELIKFLTQRFVQYLEMPREERRRRRQVKEPWTVRWFGMIPLSLRMLIRR, via the coding sequence GTGAACGTCGTGCAGGAGCTGATCAAGTTCCTCACCCAACGGTTTGTGCAATACCTCGAGATGCCGCGCGAGGAGCGGCGCAGGCGGCGTCAAGTGAAGGAACCCTGGACCGTTCGCTGGTTCGGCATGATTCCCTTGTCCCTGCGCATGTTGATTCGCCGCTGA
- the pdhA gene encoding pyruvate dehydrogenase (acetyl-transferring) E1 component subunit alpha → MSMATKERPEFDTVQILAPDGTVVNPDLMPDLSDDQLRELMRRMVFTRIWDQRAISLNRQGRLGFYAPVAGQEASMIGSEFALNKDDFILPSYRDIPQMVWHGLPLYQAFLYSRGHIHGGQIPEDVHVLMPQIIIAAQCTQTVGVAMAFKLRGEKRVAICYFGDGATSQGDFYEGMNFAGVYRVPAIFFCQNNRYAISVPLHKQTATPTLAQKAVAAGIRGVRVDGMDVLAVYRVTKEAAERARNGEGATLIEALTYRYGPHTMAGDDPTRYRTNEEFSEWEQKDPLIRFRRFLEAKGLWSEEDENRVIEEAKQAVADAIKKADEWMPKQKVTDLIDAMYETLPPHLEEQKAEFAAREGR, encoded by the coding sequence ATGAGCATGGCGACGAAAGAGCGTCCCGAGTTTGACACGGTGCAGATCCTGGCGCCGGATGGCACGGTGGTCAACCCCGACCTGATGCCGGACTTGTCCGACGACCAGCTCCGCGAGCTGATGCGCCGGATGGTGTTCACGCGCATCTGGGACCAGCGGGCCATCAGCCTGAACCGCCAGGGCCGCCTCGGGTTCTACGCGCCGGTGGCCGGCCAGGAAGCGTCGATGATCGGCAGCGAGTTTGCCCTCAACAAGGACGACTTCATCCTGCCGAGCTACCGCGACATCCCGCAGATGGTGTGGCACGGCCTCCCGCTGTACCAAGCGTTCCTCTATTCCCGCGGCCACATTCACGGGGGGCAGATTCCGGAAGACGTCCACGTGCTGATGCCGCAGATCATCATCGCGGCGCAGTGCACGCAGACCGTGGGCGTGGCCATGGCTTTCAAGCTTCGCGGAGAAAAGCGCGTGGCCATCTGCTACTTCGGCGACGGGGCCACCTCGCAGGGTGACTTCTATGAAGGGATGAACTTTGCGGGCGTGTACCGCGTTCCGGCCATCTTCTTCTGTCAGAACAACCGCTACGCCATTTCGGTGCCCCTGCATAAGCAGACGGCGACGCCGACGCTGGCGCAGAAGGCGGTTGCCGCCGGCATCCGCGGCGTGCGCGTCGACGGGATGGACGTGCTGGCCGTCTACCGGGTGACCAAGGAGGCCGCCGAACGGGCCCGCAACGGCGAAGGGGCGACGCTCATCGAGGCGCTCACCTACCGCTACGGCCCGCACACGATGGCCGGCGACGACCCGACGCGCTACCGCACGAACGAAGAGTTTAGCGAGTGGGAGCAGAAGGACCCGCTCATCCGCTTCCGCCGCTTCCTCGAAGCGAAGGGGCTGTGGAGCGAGGAGGACGAAAACCGCGTGATCGAGGAGGCCAAACAGGCGGTGGCCGACGCGATCAAGAAGGCCGACGAGTGGATGCCGAAGCAGAAGGTGACCGACCTGATCGACGCGATGTACGAGACGCTGCCGCCGCACCTGGAAGAGCAGAAGGCGGAGTTTGCGGCACGGGAGGGGCGATAA
- a CDS encoding YhcN/YlaJ family sporulation lipoprotein, producing the protein MKGDDGVRTLLLLAVSILLLVGCNDKAQPENTSTKGQGQATAQTVPQEPAFDRRGAERAEAIAKRVRGVDQAVAVVMDRQISIAAKVSGFQRFRLKAIRRDVHHRLKASFPGHEIHVTTDKKLFWELEKLKAKVDRGAVSFRQVKQQVEKINKDMKG; encoded by the coding sequence ATGAAGGGGGATGATGGGGTGCGCACCCTGCTTTTGCTTGCGGTCAGCATCTTGCTGCTGGTGGGATGCAACGACAAGGCCCAACCCGAGAACACATCGACGAAGGGGCAGGGCCAGGCGACCGCCCAAACGGTGCCGCAGGAGCCGGCCTTTGACCGACGGGGCGCAGAACGGGCCGAGGCAATCGCCAAACGCGTGCGGGGCGTCGACCAGGCGGTGGCCGTCGTGATGGACCGGCAAATCAGCATCGCGGCAAAGGTCTCGGGGTTTCAGCGCTTCCGCCTCAAGGCCATCCGCCGCGACGTCCACCATCGGCTCAAGGCGTCGTTTCCCGGCCATGAGATCCACGTGACGACGGACAAGAAGCTGTTTTGGGAGCTGGAAAAGCTGAAGGCGAAAGTCGACCGCGGGGCGGTGAGCTTTCGCCAAGTCAAGCAGCAGGTGGAAAAGATCAACAAGGATATGAAGGGGTAG
- a CDS encoding GspE/PulE family protein — protein sequence MRELDTISQWERWIRQAVRHRASDVHLEPENDGWRLRLRIDGLLFPYEQVSEEAGVALVTALKVRAGMDIGEKRLPQDGRFTTVVDGVAVDVRVSTLPTLYGEKAVLRLLGRHAQRFALEDLGLTSEQRATVERWLERMEGLVLVTGPTGSGKTTTLYAMVRRLARPTTNIVTLEDPVECCLAGVNQVQINERAGLTFAAGLRAVLRQDPDVILVGEIRDAETAATAVRAALTGHLILATVHAADAPSAATRLVDLGVEPHLVAATLSGVIAQRLVRRLCSCRRSERMPVSCSRCGGVGSIGRTGVFELLDVDEEVANAIRQHPEPSALRHLMRRKGWPTLSEALRRRPTGEGRRNNEPLGVGADERELVG from the coding sequence GTGAGGGAATTGGACACGATTTCCCAATGGGAACGGTGGATTCGACAAGCCGTTCGACACCGGGCCAGCGATGTGCACTTGGAACCGGAAAACGATGGGTGGCGGCTGCGGCTGCGCATCGACGGGCTGCTGTTCCCCTATGAGCAGGTTTCCGAGGAGGCGGGCGTCGCCCTCGTGACGGCGCTGAAGGTGCGGGCCGGCATGGATATTGGCGAAAAGCGGCTGCCGCAGGATGGACGGTTCACGACCGTCGTCGACGGCGTCGCCGTGGACGTACGCGTCTCCACGCTGCCGACCCTCTATGGCGAAAAGGCCGTGCTCCGCCTGCTCGGCCGCCATGCGCAGCGTTTTGCGCTGGAGGATTTGGGCCTGACATCCGAGCAGCGCGCCACGGTGGAGCGGTGGCTGGAGCGGATGGAAGGGCTGGTCCTGGTGACAGGTCCCACCGGATCGGGGAAAACCACCACCCTCTACGCCATGGTGCGCCGTTTGGCCCGCCCGACCACAAACATCGTGACGCTGGAAGATCCCGTGGAATGCTGCCTGGCGGGCGTTAACCAGGTGCAGATCAATGAGCGCGCCGGGCTGACCTTTGCCGCCGGGCTTCGCGCCGTGCTGCGCCAGGATCCCGATGTCATTTTGGTCGGCGAGATTCGCGATGCGGAGACGGCGGCCACCGCGGTCCGCGCCGCCCTGACCGGCCATTTGATCCTCGCCACGGTGCACGCTGCCGATGCGCCCAGTGCCGCGACGCGTCTTGTTGACTTGGGCGTCGAGCCGCATTTGGTGGCCGCGACGCTGTCGGGCGTGATCGCCCAACGGCTGGTCCGCCGCCTCTGCTCTTGCCGGCGGAGCGAGCGGATGCCGGTGTCCTGCTCGCGATGCGGCGGTGTGGGGTCGATCGGGCGGACCGGCGTGTTTGAGCTGCTGGACGTGGACGAGGAGGTGGCAAACGCGATCCGTCAGCATCCGGAGCCAAGCGCGCTGCGCCACCTGATGCGCCGCAAAGGTTGGCCGACGTTGTCCGAAGCGCTGCGCCGCCGACCAACCGGGGAGGGGAGACGGAACAACGAGCCGTTGGGGGTGGGGGCGGATGAACGCGAGCTGGTCGGATAG
- a CDS encoding competence type IV pilus major pilin ComGC, whose translation MAKRERGFSLLEMLVVLFVIGVLLMIALPNFRGAAERSQAKACYANQRLLFGQLEQYRLDKGTYPENLDLLVQEKYLQRVPRCPKDNAAYTVTVNGEEVTVTCPNHGEAKES comes from the coding sequence ATGGCAAAGCGCGAACGCGGGTTTTCGCTGCTGGAAATGCTGGTCGTCCTCTTTGTGATCGGGGTTCTCTTGATGATCGCCCTGCCCAATTTCCGGGGCGCCGCCGAACGGTCGCAGGCGAAAGCGTGTTACGCCAACCAGCGCCTGCTTTTCGGCCAGCTCGAACAGTACCGTCTGGACAAGGGGACGTATCCGGAGAACCTGGATCTCCTCGTACAGGAGAAGTACCTGCAGCGCGTTCCCCGATGCCCCAAAGACAATGCGGCGTACACCGTCACGGTCAACGGAGAGGAGGTGACGGTGACGTGTCCCAATCACGGCGAGGCAAAGGAATCCTAG
- a CDS encoding cytochrome c biogenesis CcdA family protein encodes MQTDVTLFLAFGAGFLSFLSPCCLPLYPSYLSYITGISGAQIREDLAVFRRGALLHTLFFMLGFSVIFFALGLSATALGSLFARYQDLIRQLGGLLIVAMGLFLLGVLPLKGLYREKRWEPARRSTGYAGSFLVGVSFAAGWTPCIGPILTAILTLSAAEPAKGVPLITAYIAGFAVPFFIMSFFLGRLRVLARISEPLMKVGGAVMVVMGILLYTNQLSRITIWLIDLYGGFTGF; translated from the coding sequence TTGCAAACGGACGTGACCCTGTTCCTGGCCTTCGGCGCGGGCTTTTTGTCGTTTCTCTCCCCGTGCTGCCTTCCGCTCTATCCGTCCTACCTGTCCTACATCACCGGCATTTCCGGCGCGCAGATCCGCGAAGACCTGGCGGTTTTCCGCCGTGGCGCCCTCCTGCACACGCTCTTTTTCATGCTCGGCTTTTCGGTGATCTTCTTTGCCCTCGGCCTGTCGGCAACGGCGCTTGGGAGCTTGTTTGCGCGCTACCAGGACCTGATTCGGCAACTCGGCGGCCTTCTGATCGTGGCGATGGGCCTCTTTCTGCTGGGCGTGCTCCCGCTTAAAGGGTTGTACCGGGAAAAACGCTGGGAACCCGCCAGGCGTTCGACCGGCTACGCGGGCTCCTTCCTCGTGGGCGTCTCCTTCGCCGCCGGGTGGACGCCCTGCATCGGGCCGATCTTGACCGCCATCTTGACGCTGTCGGCAGCCGAGCCCGCCAAAGGCGTGCCGCTCATCACGGCCTACATCGCCGGGTTCGCCGTTCCGTTCTTCATCATGTCCTTTTTCCTCGGGCGGCTGCGCGTGCTTGCGCGCATCAGCGAACCGCTGATGAAGGTGGGCGGCGCCGTCATGGTCGTGATGGGCATCCTCCTCTACACCAACCAGCTGTCGCGCATCACGATCTGGCTCATCGACCTGTACGGCGGGTTTACCGGCTTTTGA
- a CDS encoding ComGF family competence protein translates to MELLVALAVTAVLIGMLVPVVWAWRQEEERAAQVAALVAEANGFFAFAVSELRRARAAVPAEEHLDLYTHDGQQITYRLDAGRIVRTVNGRGYTILCQFVANVRFAEATGGVRVTLQLSRGGMRHTETRVLGGPWYNDANETAP, encoded by the coding sequence ATGGAACTGCTTGTGGCCCTGGCGGTGACGGCCGTGCTGATCGGCATGCTCGTCCCCGTGGTGTGGGCGTGGCGCCAAGAGGAGGAACGCGCCGCGCAGGTTGCGGCGCTGGTCGCCGAAGCCAACGGCTTTTTTGCCTTTGCCGTTTCCGAACTGCGGCGGGCCCGCGCGGCGGTTCCGGCGGAAGAGCACCTGGACCTGTACACCCACGACGGGCAGCAAATCACCTACCGGCTGGACGCGGGGCGCATCGTGCGCACGGTAAACGGTCGCGGCTACACCATTCTCTGTCAATTCGTTGCCAATGTCCGCTTTGCGGAAGCGACCGGCGGCGTGCGCGTTACTCTGCAACTTTCGCGGGGAGGCATGCGGCATACCGAGACGCGCGTGTTGGGAGGGCCGTGGTATAATGACGCCAACGAAACGGCTCCGTAA
- a CDS encoding YkuS family protein gives MPRVAVEETLTHVEQALRAGGFEVVPLREDLLQQVDAVVISGQDANLMGMADRQTEASVINAHGLTAEEVVQAVRERIRRMHESGTAM, from the coding sequence ATGCCGCGAGTGGCTGTGGAAGAAACCCTCACCCACGTGGAACAGGCGTTGCGCGCAGGTGGGTTTGAGGTTGTTCCGTTGCGGGAGGACCTGCTGCAGCAGGTGGACGCCGTTGTCATTTCCGGCCAGGACGCCAATTTGATGGGCATGGCGGACCGGCAAACCGAAGCGTCGGTCATCAACGCCCACGGCTTGACGGCGGAAGAAGTGGTGCAAGCCGTGCGGGAGCGCATCCGACGCATGCACGAAAGCGGAACTGCGATGTGA
- a CDS encoding shikimate kinase: protein MRNVVLIGMTGTGKSTVGRLVAEALGWPHVDTDERIEAVTGRTIAELFAERGEAGFRQWEHEVLREVLKGEGQVVSTGGGVVLRPDNVALLRDGQFVVALAAEPETLVRRLQGDASRHRPLLAGDVEAQIRKLIRERRGLYDFAHVRIATDNRLPQEVAAEIVHLYRARTNAQVTGGSY, encoded by the coding sequence ATGCGCAATGTCGTGCTCATCGGCATGACCGGAACCGGAAAGTCCACCGTGGGTCGACTGGTTGCCGAAGCCCTCGGCTGGCCCCATGTGGACACCGACGAGCGGATCGAGGCCGTGACCGGGCGCACCATCGCCGAGCTCTTTGCCGAACGGGGGGAAGCCGGGTTCCGCCAATGGGAACATGAGGTGCTGCGCGAGGTGCTGAAGGGGGAAGGCCAGGTGGTGTCCACGGGCGGGGGCGTCGTCCTGCGCCCGGACAATGTCGCGCTGCTTCGCGACGGTCAGTTTGTCGTGGCGCTTGCGGCCGAGCCCGAAACCCTCGTCCGCCGCTTGCAGGGGGATGCGTCCCGCCACCGTCCCCTGTTGGCCGGCGATGTGGAGGCGCAGATCCGCAAGCTGATCCGGGAGCGGCGCGGCCTGTACGATTTTGCCCACGTGCGCATCGCCACGGACAACCGCTTGCCGCAGGAGGTGGCGGCGGAGATCGTCCATCTGTATCGGGCCCGGACGAATGCGCAGGTGACGGGCGGATCATACTAG
- a CDS encoding DUF7147 family protein, producing the protein MIQKVIELGPGFSDLYELMTLIRTNRHRLRHIFRIESEIADHIAVSFAAAFDPAPPSSFQPVYLCREGIRVKPGETNQRIAAMEACAQELNRPIIVLRTKPSTAYADPQQYYMHLIALLRSGRYLPEPHNFW; encoded by the coding sequence ATGATCCAAAAGGTGATCGAACTGGGCCCTGGTTTCTCCGATCTCTACGAGCTCATGACGCTCATCCGCACCAACCGACACCGCCTGCGCCACATCTTTCGCATCGAGAGCGAGATCGCCGATCACATCGCCGTGTCCTTTGCCGCCGCCTTCGACCCCGCCCCTCCTTCGTCCTTTCAACCCGTGTACCTGTGCCGGGAAGGCATTCGCGTCAAACCCGGAGAGACCAACCAGCGCATTGCCGCCATGGAGGCGTGCGCGCAGGAGTTGAACAGGCCGATCATCGTCCTGCGCACCAAGCCTTCCACGGCCTACGCCGATCCCCAGCAATACTACATGCACCTCATCGCCCTCCTGCGCTCCGGCCGGTACCTGCCCGAACCGCACAACTTCTGGTAA
- a CDS encoding alpha/beta hydrolase, which translates to MTNPYLKRTIHRHNVASPHLDHAREFLVYLPPGYDERQTYPVVYCQDGREFFNLGRIATIANKLILDEGLAPILIVGVTVDIQRRTAEYALTGDLNPAYTRFFVDTLVPFVEAHYPARRQPQARVLAGDSLGASVSLQLALEHPTLFRRVLSLSGAFYPQLQDRIAASGDLSGYDIFMCVGTEETAVETHIGPVDFVAINRQARDLLRQKGASVTYREAAGKHVWGFWQTMLPDALRHFFLTSRMS; encoded by the coding sequence GTGACCAACCCGTACCTGAAACGCACCATCCATCGCCACAACGTGGCCAGCCCGCACCTGGACCACGCGCGGGAATTCCTGGTCTACCTGCCGCCGGGCTACGACGAACGGCAAACGTACCCGGTGGTCTACTGCCAAGACGGACGCGAATTCTTCAACCTCGGGCGCATCGCCACGATCGCCAACAAGCTGATCCTCGATGAGGGGCTGGCGCCCATCCTCATCGTCGGCGTCACCGTCGACATCCAGCGACGCACGGCCGAGTACGCCCTCACCGGCGACCTGAACCCGGCCTACACGCGCTTTTTTGTGGATACGCTCGTTCCCTTTGTGGAGGCCCACTACCCCGCGCGCCGCCAGCCGCAGGCGCGCGTCTTGGCCGGCGACTCCCTCGGGGCCAGCGTCTCCCTCCAGCTGGCACTCGAGCATCCGACCCTGTTTCGCCGCGTGCTGTCCCTCTCCGGTGCCTTCTATCCGCAGCTCCAAGACCGCATCGCCGCATCCGGCGACCTCTCCGGCTACGACATCTTCATGTGCGTCGGCACGGAGGAAACGGCGGTGGAAACGCACATCGGACCGGTCGATTTTGTGGCCATCAACCGCCAGGCGCGGGACCTTCTCCGCCAAAAAGGCGCGTCCGTCACCTATCGCGAAGCCGCGGGCAAGCATGTGTGGGGCTTTTGGCAAACGATGCTCCCCGACGCCCTGCGCCACTTTTTTCTGACCAGCCGGATGAGCTAA
- a CDS encoding type II secretion system F family protein, with translation MNASWSDRDVEETCEALSELLGIGVPLLSALATVAQGRSPRLREALMRVSADLQAGRSLASALARAGMPETVVALIRVGEESGELPGALRVAADYARDRVRLRQRLRQLLVYPFVVLLTLTATLTFLLFGVLPRFAELYAAMAVSLPLATRTVLWLGKGLAQGMMLAAAGAALMGCAAFILRRAAPARLETLRVRLARLLWRAPVLARLARDERARFVAFHVGRLLDSGVPLRRALEVCASSAPSEIWRKEVNRLAEAVTAGASFVDALKGGDYPPLLLQAAWHGEATGRLGRCLLRAAEALDAERKRRIQRAVHLLEPLLVLGTGALLLLVVLTLFLPLFNLMDQL, from the coding sequence ATGAACGCGAGCTGGTCGGATAGGGACGTCGAGGAGACCTGCGAAGCGCTGTCGGAATTGTTGGGCATCGGCGTGCCGCTGCTTTCCGCATTGGCCACCGTTGCGCAGGGCCGGTCTCCGCGCCTTCGCGAAGCCCTGATGCGCGTGTCCGCCGATTTGCAGGCGGGCCGTTCGTTGGCGAGCGCGCTGGCCCGCGCGGGGATGCCGGAGACGGTGGTGGCCCTCATCCGCGTCGGCGAGGAGAGCGGCGAACTGCCGGGTGCGCTTCGCGTTGCCGCCGACTACGCCCGGGACCGCGTACGGCTGCGCCAGCGCCTGCGGCAACTGTTGGTCTACCCCTTTGTGGTGCTCCTCACGTTGACGGCGACGCTGACCTTTCTGCTCTTTGGCGTCCTTCCCCGCTTCGCCGAATTGTATGCCGCGATGGCCGTCTCGCTTCCCCTGGCCACCCGCACGGTGCTCTGGCTCGGCAAGGGCCTGGCGCAGGGGATGATGCTGGCGGCGGCGGGCGCCGCCCTCATGGGATGCGCCGCGTTCATCCTTCGCCGCGCCGCTCCCGCACGGCTTGAGACCCTGCGCGTACGCCTGGCCCGCCTGCTGTGGCGGGCGCCCGTCCTCGCGCGCCTCGCGCGAGATGAGCGGGCGCGCTTTGTGGCCTTTCATGTGGGCCGGCTGCTGGACAGCGGGGTTCCCTTGCGCCGGGCGCTGGAGGTTTGCGCATCCAGCGCCCCCTCCGAGATCTGGCGGAAGGAGGTGAACCGGCTGGCCGAGGCGGTAACCGCCGGCGCCTCCTTTGTTGACGCCTTGAAGGGTGGCGACTATCCGCCGCTTCTTCTGCAGGCCGCCTGGCATGGGGAGGCGACGGGACGGCTGGGCCGCTGCCTCTTGCGCGCGGCCGAGGCGCTGGATGCGGAACGGAAGCGGCGGATCCAGCGCGCTGTGCACCTGCTTGAACCGCTGCTCGTGCTGGGAACGGGGGCGCTTTTGTTGCTCGTCGTCCTGACGCTGTTTTTGCCGCTGTTCAACCTGATGGATCAGTTATGA
- a CDS encoding alpha-ketoacid dehydrogenase subunit beta codes for MAQLTMIQAITDALRLELERDPSVLVFGEDVGVNGGVFRATEGLQKQFGEERVFDTPLAESAIAGLAVGLAVQGFRPVAEIQFFGFVFECFDAIASQAARMRYRSGGRYQAPIVFRSPFGGGVKTPELHADSLEGLFLQTPGVKVVIPSNPYDAKGLLISAIRDNDPVIFLEHMKLYRSFRQEVPEEAYTIPIGKASVVREGTDVTVIAYGAMVHTALKAAEEVEKARGAKVEVIDLRTINPLDEETIIRSVEKTGRAVVVQEAQKQAGVAAEVIARINEKALLSLEAPVVRVTAPDTVYPFAAIEDAWLPDPARVVEGINKVLDF; via the coding sequence ATGGCGCAACTGACGATGATCCAGGCGATTACCGACGCGCTGCGCCTCGAGCTGGAGCGCGACCCGTCGGTGCTGGTCTTTGGCGAGGACGTCGGGGTCAACGGCGGGGTGTTCCGCGCCACAGAAGGATTGCAGAAGCAATTTGGCGAAGAGCGTGTCTTTGATACGCCGCTGGCCGAGTCGGCCATTGCCGGGCTGGCCGTTGGGTTGGCCGTGCAGGGCTTCCGTCCGGTGGCGGAGATCCAGTTCTTCGGCTTTGTGTTTGAGTGTTTTGATGCCATCGCCTCGCAGGCGGCGCGGATGCGCTACCGTTCCGGCGGGCGGTACCAGGCGCCCATCGTGTTCCGGTCCCCCTTCGGCGGCGGCGTGAAGACGCCGGAGCTGCACGCCGACAGCCTCGAGGGGCTCTTCCTGCAAACGCCCGGGGTGAAGGTGGTCATCCCGTCCAACCCGTACGACGCCAAGGGACTCCTCATTTCGGCCATCCGTGACAACGACCCGGTCATCTTCCTCGAGCACATGAAGCTGTACCGCTCCTTCCGCCAGGAGGTGCCGGAGGAGGCCTACACGATTCCGATTGGCAAGGCCAGCGTCGTGCGCGAGGGGACCGACGTGACGGTGATTGCCTACGGCGCGATGGTGCACACGGCCCTCAAGGCGGCCGAGGAAGTCGAGAAGGCGCGCGGGGCGAAGGTGGAAGTGATCGACCTGCGCACGATCAACCCGCTGGACGAGGAGACGATCATCCGCTCAGTGGAGAAGACGGGCCGCGCCGTCGTCGTGCAGGAGGCCCAGAAACAGGCTGGCGTGGCCGCCGAGGTGATCGCGCGGATCAACGAGAAGGCGCTCTTGTCCCTCGAAGCGCCGGTGGTGCGCGTCACGGCGCCGGACACGGTGTATCCGTTTGCGGCCATTGAGGACGCGTGGTTGCCCGACCCGGCCCGCGTGGTGGAAGGCATCAACAAGGTGCTGGACTTTTAA
- the lipB gene encoding lipoyl(octanoyl) transferase LipB, whose product MICFTEVMAMSPLHVEDWGLMDYEDAWDRQKRLIVELDEGRSPNVLALLEHPHTYTLGRGGTYDHLLASQDELAKRGIRVYEIDRGGDITYHGPEQLVGYPLLLLCGQRADPRRYLRDLEEVLIRALADFGIAAGRKAPYTGVWVGDEKVAAIGVKFTRARRHKGCIITSHGFALNVNTDLRYFNLIIPCGIREYGVTSMEKLLGKRVPMADVKARVVHHFRDVFSGETEGDADKPGKAEGRPAPATES is encoded by the coding sequence ATGATCTGTTTCACCGAGGTGATGGCCATGTCGCCCCTTCACGTGGAAGACTGGGGATTGATGGATTACGAGGACGCGTGGGACCGCCAGAAACGCCTGATCGTCGAGCTGGACGAGGGACGCTCGCCCAACGTGCTCGCGCTCTTGGAACACCCGCACACCTACACCCTCGGCCGCGGCGGCACCTATGACCACCTGCTGGCCTCGCAAGACGAACTGGCCAAGCGCGGGATCCGCGTCTACGAGATCGACCGCGGCGGGGACATCACCTACCACGGGCCCGAGCAGCTCGTCGGCTATCCGCTGCTTCTTTTGTGCGGCCAGCGCGCCGACCCGCGCCGCTACCTGCGCGACCTGGAGGAGGTGCTCATCCGCGCCCTGGCCGATTTCGGCATCGCCGCCGGGCGCAAAGCGCCGTACACCGGCGTGTGGGTCGGCGACGAGAAAGTGGCCGCCATCGGAGTGAAGTTCACCCGCGCCCGTCGCCACAAAGGGTGCATCATTACCAGTCACGGGTTTGCCCTGAACGTCAACACCGATTTGCGGTATTTCAACCTCATTATTCCCTGCGGCATCCGCGAGTATGGCGTGACGTCCATGGAAAAGCTGCTGGGGAAACGGGTGCCGATGGCGGACGTGAAGGCCCGCGTCGTCCACCACTTTCGGGACGTCTTTTCCGGCGAAACAGAGGGCGATGCGGACAAGCCGGGCAAAGCAGAAGGACGGCCGGCCCCCGCGACCGAATCCTGA